A genomic window from Cucumis melo cultivar AY chromosome 8, USDA_Cmelo_AY_1.0, whole genome shotgun sequence includes:
- the LOC127150504 gene encoding uncharacterized protein LOC127150504, with translation MPPRTGRRRRQNQDGMQGPTQGPSVGESSTLGVRGGAGNEQFARTTQEIGRPDRAEPSDPEKAYGIERLKKLGATVFEGSTDPADAENWLNMLEKCFDVMNCPEERKVRLATFLLQKEAEGWWKSILARRSDAHTLDWQTFRGIFEDKYYPSTYCEAKRDEFLGLKQGSLSVPEY, from the coding sequence atgccaccacgtactggtagacgacgccggcagaatcaggacgggatgcaaggtcctacccaaggtccatctgtaggggaatctagtaccctaggagttcgaggtggtgcaggaaatgagcagtttgcgagaacaacacaggaaataggaaggccagatagagcagagcctagtgatccagaaaaggcatacggaattgaacggctgaagaagttaggggctacagtgtttgaaggttccacagatccagctgatgcagagaactggttgaatatgcttgaaaagtgttttgatgtgatgaattgtcctgaggagcgaaaggttagattggccacatttttgttgcaaaaagaggctgaaggatggtggaaatctatattagcaagacgcagtgatgcacatactttagactggcagacttttagaggcatattcgaagataagtattatcccagcacatactgcgaagccaagagggatgaatttctggggttgaaacaaggatcactttcagtgcCTGAGTATtag